Proteins from one Geobacter sp. genomic window:
- a CDS encoding PadR family transcriptional regulator, with protein MTKVDRKKPNAAFQNGVPLLLVLKLLSRNEMYGYEIVKSIQKASNDVLSFAEGAIYPVLHLLEKDGFITSREQSINGRTRLYYSLTESGLKRLSELETEWARVSRGVSLALQWEPQS; from the coding sequence ATGACAAAAGTTGACCGGAAGAAACCGAATGCGGCATTCCAGAACGGGGTGCCGCTCCTCCTGGTTTTGAAACTCCTCTCCAGAAACGAGATGTACGGCTACGAGATCGTGAAGTCGATCCAGAAGGCATCCAACGACGTGCTGTCGTTTGCCGAAGGGGCAATCTATCCGGTGCTGCATCTGCTGGAAAAGGACGGGTTCATCACAAGCCGGGAGCAGAGCATCAACGGCCGGACCCGCCTCTATTACAGCCTGACCGAATCGGGGCTTAAGCGGCTTTCCGAACTGGAGACGGAGTGGGCCAGGGTCAGCCGGGGGGTTAGCCTGGCATTGCAATGGGAGCCGCAATCATGA
- a CDS encoding PDZ domain-containing protein, whose translation MGGGAMNSSFSRRLLSLAVISGLLCGCASHPELQRGWVGGEYENAKVGFFKPDPLKGDTTLPLLPEPVLKEQSGAVLVVGLAEETPLAEAGIRAGDLIVGIDGETVQSIDDLRTRIDEMTPGATARLKVYRNGETTEKPLVIGKETYKIIGTLSIGLRFSPEIELKMQPDFSLFSLVSFRSSDKRVNLRSPQAQYVAANSEAGKTAENALWDLWLGVFGLGRSETIINQESVGVNHDKS comes from the coding sequence ATGGGAGGGGGAGCCATGAACTCCAGTTTTTCCAGGCGTTTGTTGTCGTTGGCGGTCATCAGCGGTTTGCTCTGCGGCTGTGCGTCACACCCGGAGCTGCAACGGGGCTGGGTGGGGGGCGAATATGAAAATGCCAAGGTCGGCTTCTTCAAGCCTGATCCGCTCAAGGGGGATACCACGCTTCCCCTGCTGCCCGAACCGGTGCTGAAGGAGCAGTCCGGTGCGGTGCTGGTCGTCGGGCTCGCTGAAGAGACCCCGCTGGCTGAGGCCGGCATCCGGGCAGGGGACCTGATCGTCGGGATCGACGGAGAAACGGTGCAATCCATCGATGACCTTCGCACCCGGATCGACGAAATGACACCGGGGGCCACGGCTCGACTGAAGGTCTATCGCAACGGCGAAACAACCGAAAAACCATTGGTAATCGGCAAGGAAACCTATAAAATTATCGGGACGCTCTCCATCGGTCTCCGCTTCAGCCCGGAGATCGAACTGAAGATGCAGCCCGATTTTTCACTGTTCTCCCTGGTCAGTTTCCGGAGCAGCGACAAACGGGTCAACCTGCGGTCGCCGCAAGCCCAGTACGTTGCGGCAAACTCCGAGGCGGGAAAGACTGCGGAAAATGCGCTGTGGGATCTCTGGCTGGGGGTTTTCGGCCTCGGCAGAAGCGAGACGATCATCAATCAGGAGTCGGTCGGAGTGAACCATGACAAAAGTTGA
- a CDS encoding outer membrane lipoprotein-sorting protein: MRMKRFVAVTLFSVIFAGIAAAGPDARALLKESENRHRTRTQQYAGDLTVVNKDGKVRKKGWKSFRQGYAGDARNLIRFIDPPEVKGVGFLSLAKPGKNPDQWLYLPSMKRERRIAAQDRDASFVGTDFNYEDMEEFDHEKYKVALQGEQTLEGQPCYVIMATPLETVGKSVYEKKILFLRKDILYLLREDLFRKGDKEPSKRMILTDIQKIDGHWVARKWEMHDLRKGSRTTVILKEIAFDQPQAANRFTLQNLNREGGD; this comes from the coding sequence ATGCGCATGAAAAGATTCGTTGCGGTTACGCTTTTCTCGGTCATTTTCGCCGGCATTGCCGCGGCAGGCCCCGACGCCCGCGCGCTCCTGAAGGAATCTGAGAACCGCCACCGTACCCGCACCCAGCAGTATGCCGGGGACCTCACGGTGGTGAACAAGGATGGCAAGGTCCGCAAAAAGGGGTGGAAGAGCTTCCGGCAAGGGTATGCCGGCGACGCCAGGAACCTGATCCGTTTCATTGACCCGCCGGAGGTGAAGGGGGTCGGCTTCCTTTCGCTGGCAAAGCCGGGGAAGAACCCGGACCAGTGGCTCTATCTCCCCTCCATGAAGCGGGAGCGGAGGATCGCGGCCCAGGACCGGGACGCCTCCTTTGTCGGCACCGACTTCAATTACGAGGACATGGAAGAATTCGACCACGAAAAATACAAGGTGGCGCTGCAAGGAGAACAGACCCTGGAGGGGCAGCCCTGCTACGTCATCATGGCGACCCCGCTGGAGACGGTGGGGAAGTCGGTCTACGAGAAAAAGATCCTCTTTCTGCGCAAGGACATCCTCTACCTGCTCCGCGAAGATCTCTTCCGCAAGGGGGACAAGGAGCCGAGCAAGCGGATGATCCTCACGGACATCCAGAAGATCGACGGCCACTGGGTGGCCAGGAAATGGGAGATGCACGACCTGAGGAAGGGGAGCAGGACCACGGTGATCCTCAAGGAGATCGCCTTTGACCAGCCCCAGGCAGCCAACCGCTTTACCCTGCAGAACCTGAACCGCGAGGGGGGCGATTGA
- a CDS encoding alpha/beta hydrolase fold domain-containing protein, which produces MASLQSYILRTYLNYNKTANSTHWPVEKLREVEEESARRTQMPKDFLLQPVTAGGVEAEWLHPCEAPKERVLLYLHGGAYVMGSCNTHRAMVARMARACGMRGLILDYRLAPEHPFPAALNDAVAAYRWLLNNRIKARDIVIAGDSAGGGLALATLLSVREAGDPLPAAAVCITPWTDLAMTGDSLKSRAKAEPRVTLQSLSLGRHYIGDNDPRLPLISPLYADLAGLPPLLIHAGSDDILLSDATRLAERARSAGVQVTLEEWERMWHAFHLHVPQLPEARRAIDAIGAFVRQKLG; this is translated from the coding sequence ATGGCCAGCCTGCAAAGTTACATCCTGCGCACCTATCTGAACTACAACAAAACAGCCAACAGCACGCACTGGCCCGTGGAAAAATTGCGCGAAGTCGAGGAAGAGTCCGCCAGAAGGACGCAGATGCCCAAGGATTTCCTGCTCCAGCCGGTCACTGCCGGCGGGGTCGAAGCGGAGTGGCTCCATCCCTGCGAAGCGCCCAAAGAGAGGGTCCTGCTCTATCTCCATGGTGGCGCCTATGTCATGGGTTCGTGCAACACCCACCGGGCAATGGTGGCACGCATGGCCAGGGCGTGCGGGATGCGCGGGCTGATTCTCGACTACCGGCTGGCGCCGGAACACCCGTTTCCGGCAGCCCTCAACGATGCGGTCGCGGCATACCGCTGGCTCTTGAATAACCGCATCAAAGCACGCGATATCGTGATCGCCGGCGACTCGGCCGGTGGCGGCCTGGCCCTGGCAACCCTCCTTTCCGTGCGCGAGGCCGGCGATCCGCTCCCGGCCGCTGCGGTCTGCATCACTCCCTGGACCGACCTGGCCATGACCGGCGATTCGCTGAAGAGCCGCGCCAAGGCCGAACCGCGCGTCACGCTCCAGTCTCTTTCCCTGGGCAGACACTACATCGGTGACAACGACCCGCGCCTGCCGCTGATTTCCCCGCTCTATGCCGATCTTGCCGGGCTCCCGCCGCTCCTGATCCATGCCGGCAGCGACGACATCCTCCTGAGCGATGCAACGCGCCTGGCGGAGCGGGCCAGGAGCGCAGGCGTCCAGGTTACCCTGGAGGAGTGGGAGAGGATGTGGCATGCATTTCATCTCCATGTCCCCCAGCTGCCGGAAGCGCGGCGTGCCATCGACGCCATCGGCGCCTTCGTCCGGCAAAAACTCGGGTAG